The Punica granatum isolate Tunisia-2019 chromosome 4, ASM765513v2, whole genome shotgun sequence genome has a window encoding:
- the LOC116204291 gene encoding probable terpene synthase 13, translated as MAMPVQGGSEGLHEWRLEEARHLIEKAGKGSLESLVMVDALQRLGIAYHFEEETQILLQEQLHISTFDGHPSRSSNNIFQSFMIKEDNYSGYVFDLKLCKDIFGLTSLYEASHLGVQAEDILDEAADFTRRALSLSADKFLYVGNGMSSQVLGELVRKTLSNPFHKSMPRFNSMSFQYYFTGPYEWTRTIGELAILDSNLVQSINQTEIRQISKWWTDLGLAKELKFAGDQPMKWYMWPMAILSDPSLSQERVDLTKAIAMIYIIDDVFDVYGSPNELILFAQTINRKFEP; from the exons ATGGCGATGCCTGTGCAGGGTGGTTCCGAAGGTTTACACGAGTGGAGGCTGGAGGAAGCGAGGCATTTAATCGAAAAAGCGGGGAAGGGCTCTTTAGAAAGTCTAGTTATGGTGGATGCTCTCCAACGCCTTGGCATTGCCTACCACTTTGAAGAGGAGACACAGATCCTTCTGCAGGAACAACTTCATATTTCCACTTTTGATGGTCACCCGAGCAGGAGCAGCAACA ATATCTTTCAGAGCTTCATGATTAAAGAAGATAATTATAGTGGATATGTGTTCGATCTGAAGTTGTGCAAGGACATTTTTGGGCTAACGAGCTTGTATGAAGCTTCGCATTTGGGAGTACAAGCGGAAGATATACTCGACGAGGCTGCCGACTTCACAAGGAGAGCCCTATCCCTGTCAGCAGATAAATTTCTATACGTTGGTAACGGCATGAGTTCTCAAGTATTAGGCGAGCTTGTGAGGAAAACATTGTCAAATCCCTTCCACAAGAGCATGCCAAGATTCAATTCCATGAGCTTCCAGTATTATTTCACAGGGCCCTATGAGTGGACCAGAACAATCGGGGAGCTGGCCATTTTGGACTCGAACTTGGTTCAGTCCATTAATCAGACCGAAATCCGACAAATCTCCAA GTGGTGGACAGATCTAGGGTTAGCAAAAGAGTTGAAGTTCGCAGGAGACCAGCCAATGAAATGGTATATGTGGCCAATGGCAATACTATCGGACCCGAGCTTGTCACAAGAGAGAGTGGATCTCACAAAGGCCATCGCCATGATCTACATCATCGATGACGTCTTCGATGTGTATGGGTCTCCTAATGAACTTATTCTTTTCGCACAAACCATCAAcag AAAATTTGAACCATAA